A genomic region of Luteolibacter arcticus contains the following coding sequences:
- a CDS encoding DUF167 domain-containing protein, whose translation MEIRVLAVPNARAGEVIGWEDDPRAGRVLRVKVAAPPVEGKANAALREVLAAHFGLAKSQVVLAKGGTSRVKVFTLPDGALR comes from the coding sequence GTGGAAATCCGAGTCCTCGCCGTGCCGAACGCCCGTGCCGGCGAGGTGATCGGTTGGGAAGATGATCCGCGTGCCGGGCGCGTGTTGCGCGTGAAGGTCGCCGCGCCGCCGGTGGAGGGGAAGGCGAATGCCGCCTTGCGGGAGGTCTTGGCGGCGCATTTCGGTCTGGCAAAATCGCAGGTGGTCTTGGCAAAAGGAGGGACTTCGCGGGTGAAGGTTTTCACGCTGCCCGATGGGGCTCTGCGGTGA
- a CDS encoding SprT family zinc-dependent metalloprotease, translating into MTLNWGIKPRVAPPSGFRRQPAKIDGGLTEWCREKAEFLDLPELAHRVQVSWNARMQTTAGRAWWPDRLIELNPKLKEQAPEEIWRTLRHELAHLVAYERAGRRRIEVHGAEWRAACAELGIPNEQPFHTLPFKRKRMKRNFAYICPQCLTTIRRVKRISRVVACYACCRKYSGGLYNHRFQLLEEKL; encoded by the coding sequence ATGACACTTAACTGGGGTATCAAACCCCGGGTCGCGCCACCGTCCGGTTTTCGCCGCCAGCCTGCGAAAATCGATGGCGGGCTGACTGAATGGTGCCGCGAAAAGGCGGAGTTTCTCGATCTGCCTGAACTCGCCCATCGGGTGCAGGTGAGCTGGAACGCCCGCATGCAAACCACCGCCGGTCGCGCGTGGTGGCCAGACCGGTTGATCGAGCTCAATCCCAAGCTCAAGGAACAGGCGCCGGAGGAAATCTGGCGGACCTTGCGCCATGAGCTTGCGCATCTGGTGGCTTACGAACGCGCCGGCCGCCGGCGGATCGAGGTCCATGGGGCGGAGTGGCGTGCGGCTTGCGCCGAGCTCGGCATCCCGAACGAGCAGCCCTTCCACACGCTTCCCTTCAAGCGCAAGCGGATGAAGCGGAACTTCGCCTACATCTGCCCGCAGTGTCTGACGACGATCCGGCGGGTGAAGCGCATCAGTCGTGTGGTCGCCTGCTATGCCTGCTGCCGGAAATACAGCGGTGGCCTCTACAACCACCGCTTCCAGTTGCTGGAGGAAAAACTCTGA